In Malus sylvestris chromosome 16, drMalSylv7.2, whole genome shotgun sequence, the following are encoded in one genomic region:
- the LOC126606710 gene encoding thioredoxin H2-like isoform X1 yields the protein MGGNMSHLQDSDESSHGHESRIVALHSKGQWNTHFAAFKDSNKLMVIDFTATWCGPCRAMEPILRDYADKFTDVEFVQLDVDELPDVAREFGVQAMPSFVFMKKGEVVDKIVGARKDELQKKIEKHRIS from the exons atgggagGCAACATGTCACACCTTCAAGACTCGGATGAATCTTCACATGGACACGAGTCTCGCATCGTGGCCTTGCATTCCAAGGGTCAATGGAACACCCACTTCGCTGCCTTCAAAGACAGCAATAAACTG ATGGTGATTGATTTCACGGCTACATGGTGTGGACCTTGCAGAGCCATGGAGCCAATCTTGAGAGACTACGCTGATAAATTCACTGATGTTGAGTTCGTCCAGCTTGATGTCGATGAGCTAccg GATGTGGCAAGGGAGTTTGGGGTGCAGGCAATGCCTTCATTTGTATTCATGAAGAAAGGGGAGGTGGTGGATAAGATCGTGGGGGCTAGGAAAGATGAACTGCAGAAGAAGATTGAGAAACACAGGATATCATAA